One genomic window of Candidatus Eremiobacterota bacterium includes the following:
- a CDS encoding response regulator, which yields MKDSNGIPGPDSSQETEAALKLNGSARKKILLVEDQKVTSKVEAYALEKMEYEVTIVISGEKAVEAIKTDPSIDLVLMDIELGEGIDGTEAARQILAVRNLPLIFLTAHSGQEMVEKVRGITRYGYVIKNSGDFVLRSSIEMTFELFDAHANLERKKEELRILSSHLQKVREEERTLIAREIHDELGQTLTSLKMDLTWLRGKLPEEQKYLHSRTYLMLKDLSSAIDTVHRIFTGLRPFILDDFGITAAIIGHTGNWQALTGISCALSLSSEEIPLPCEVATALFRICQEALTNVARHSGATEVKVSLVEKESSIVLTIEDNGRGITEQQSKGPAALGIMGMKEHAYALGGEVNIHGAQGKGTTLEATFPLEKRK from the coding sequence ATGAAAGATAGCAATGGAATACCCGGCCCTGATTCCTCTCAGGAAACTGAAGCCGCGTTAAAGCTGAACGGCAGTGCCCGTAAGAAGATTCTCCTCGTTGAAGATCAGAAGGTAACCTCAAAGGTTGAAGCATATGCACTAGAGAAAATGGAGTACGAGGTGACAATAGTCATTTCCGGTGAAAAAGCGGTTGAAGCAATAAAAACCGATCCCTCCATTGACCTTGTGCTCATGGATATAGAGCTGGGAGAAGGTATCGATGGCACAGAGGCCGCGAGACAGATTCTTGCAGTGAGGAATCTCCCCCTCATTTTTCTCACCGCGCACTCCGGGCAGGAGATGGTGGAGAAGGTGCGCGGCATTACCCGCTATGGCTATGTGATCAAGAACTCCGGCGACTTCGTGCTGCGGTCTTCAATAGAGATGACTTTCGAGCTTTTTGATGCGCATGCTAATCTGGAAAGGAAGAAGGAAGAGCTGCGCATCCTGTCGTCCCACCTCCAGAAGGTGAGGGAAGAGGAGCGGACTCTTATTGCCCGGGAGATCCATGACGAGCTGGGGCAGACCCTTACCTCCCTGAAGATGGATCTCACGTGGCTTCGCGGGAAGCTCCCTGAAGAGCAGAAGTATCTTCATTCAAGGACATACCTCATGCTCAAGGATTTGAGCTCGGCCATCGACACCGTGCATCGTATTTTCACCGGGCTGCGGCCATTCATCCTTGACGATTTCGGCATCACCGCTGCCATCATAGGTCATACAGGAAACTGGCAGGCCCTCACAGGAATAAGCTGCGCTCTCTCCCTCTCATCTGAAGAAATTCCACTTCCCTGTGAGGTTGCCACGGCACTCTTCCGCATCTGCCAGGAGGCCCTCACCAACGTGGCGCGCCATTCCGGAGCAACAGAGGTGAAAGTAAGCCTTGTTGAGAAGGAAAGCAGCATCGTGCTTACCATCGAAGACAATGGGAGGGGAATCACCGAGCAACAGTCAAAAGGGCCCGCGGCGCTGGGAATCATGGGAATGAAAGAGCACGCCTATGCCCTGGGTGGCGAAGTGAATATCCATGGCGCGCAAGGAAAAGGCACCACGTTAGAAGCCACGTTCCCGCTGGAAAAGAGGAAGTAA